A stretch of Kaistella flava (ex Peng et al. 2021) DNA encodes these proteins:
- a CDS encoding ABC transporter permease, whose product MFDLDRWREIFESIRSNVLRTVLSGFTVALGLYIFIVLFGIGTGLQNAFTQGFARDATNLITIFTRKTTIAYGGLQSDRQIVLKNDDYEKITNEEPEKIESATPRYSSNMTVKYGKESGNYQISGANPDEIVIENRKLTEGRYINPMDLDRKQNVAVIGRMVQRDLIKNGSPIGKDLDINGSMFKVVGVFSDDGGDFDERMITVPITTLQQLKKGSDTVSTIFLTYNTNLTPDQAIKYGEQLEKELKAKHKVSPDDQNGVVVRNNAKNMGQTFQFLFIITLIVGFIGMGTLLAGIIGISNIMVYIVKERTQEIGVRKAIGAKPSSIVGLIMQESIVITVVSGLMGVGLGILTLHLIGDSLEKYFIVDPSVGWGLVIVAFVSLVISGLIAGFVPAYRASRIKPIEALRSE is encoded by the coding sequence ATGTTTGACCTTGACCGCTGGAGAGAAATATTCGAATCGATTCGCAGTAACGTATTGCGGACGGTGCTTTCTGGTTTTACAGTGGCATTAGGTTTATATATTTTCATCGTACTTTTTGGTATCGGAACTGGTTTACAAAATGCGTTTACCCAAGGTTTCGCCAGAGACGCAACGAACCTGATTACAATTTTCACCAGAAAAACGACCATCGCTTACGGCGGTTTACAATCTGATCGGCAAATCGTTCTTAAAAATGATGATTACGAGAAAATCACCAATGAAGAACCTGAAAAAATAGAAAGTGCCACACCGAGATATTCTTCAAACATGACCGTGAAATATGGTAAAGAAAGCGGGAATTATCAAATCAGCGGTGCAAATCCTGACGAGATCGTTATCGAAAACCGAAAATTAACAGAAGGCCGATACATCAATCCTATGGACCTAGATCGCAAACAAAATGTTGCAGTGATTGGTAGAATGGTTCAGCGTGATTTAATTAAAAACGGAAGTCCAATTGGTAAAGACTTGGATATTAATGGAAGCATGTTTAAAGTTGTTGGAGTGTTTTCTGATGATGGAGGCGACTTTGACGAGCGAATGATTACCGTTCCTATCACTACTCTGCAACAACTAAAAAAAGGTTCAGATACAGTAAGTACTATTTTTCTGACTTACAATACCAATCTGACTCCAGACCAAGCTATTAAATATGGTGAACAATTAGAAAAAGAATTAAAAGCAAAACATAAAGTTTCTCCCGATGATCAAAATGGTGTTGTAGTAAGGAATAACGCCAAAAATATGGGTCAGACTTTTCAGTTTTTATTCATTATCACCTTGATTGTAGGTTTCATCGGTATGGGAACTTTGCTCGCCGGGATTATCGGAATCAGTAATATAATGGTTTACATTGTTAAAGAAAGAACGCAGGAAATTGGTGTCCGAAAAGCGATTGGAGCCAAACCAAGCAGCATTGTCGGTTTGATTATGCAAGAAAGCATTGTCATTACGGTAGTTTCTGGTTTAATGGGTGTTGGCTTAGGAATTCTGACCTTGCATTTAATCGGCGACAGTTTAGAAAAATATTTTATTGTAGACCCATCCGTTGGTTGGGGATTAGTCATCGTTGCTTTTGTGAGTTTGGTTATATCCGGCTTGATTGCAGGATTTGTACCGGCGTACCGTGCCAGTAGAATTAAGCCAATTGAAGCGTTGAGAAGCGAATAG